Proteins from one Burkholderia oklahomensis C6786 genomic window:
- a CDS encoding putative type VI secretion system effector produces the protein MPGLLSTELPEAVSFGDFGGVSRCSSADMYFALSEAIINSVFMLRVGIKSDEVKELVLQQAKVEPQLRSKFLGEYQAQHRMGRSSPEAFRMATSAVAKTEGSNVFSSRGRAIKVRKSVGLVGVIGISDRNMDTSRALVLRGVLENFHKERTTGDFLLSDLERSAAGFTAVASALADSGGAVGLASLAGIKEEADKVQFEINGKQVSGWLMWSPFQNDGEVEVVAEPLNDGTYRAFAILRPFDRTIALYPHCSRGRQAFFKNVAKLFLLFFAFVVIGFGGLLAVVLFVKGYGNWMSVLELISMVSGALFVIYGIIAINIARKFMHFVRMAEGIFEVLSWGKVWRIDLPGKSKIARRVEGRPGLGRLYFKY, from the coding sequence TTGCCGGGCCTGTTGAGCACGGAGCTGCCCGAAGCAGTGAGCTTCGGCGACTTTGGGGGCGTTTCGCGATGCTCGTCTGCAGACATGTACTTCGCGCTAAGCGAGGCGATCATCAACTCTGTGTTCATGCTGCGGGTCGGCATCAAGAGCGACGAGGTGAAAGAACTCGTTTTGCAGCAAGCCAAGGTCGAGCCGCAACTGCGGAGCAAGTTCCTGGGCGAGTATCAGGCTCAACACCGAATGGGGAGAAGTTCGCCGGAGGCGTTCCGGATGGCGACTTCGGCCGTCGCCAAGACCGAAGGATCAAACGTGTTTTCGAGTCGCGGGCGTGCGATCAAGGTGCGCAAGAGCGTGGGTCTCGTTGGCGTGATCGGGATAAGTGATCGAAATATGGATACTAGTCGGGCGTTAGTGCTACGTGGGGTTCTGGAAAATTTTCACAAGGAACGCACTACCGGGGATTTTCTGTTGAGTGATTTGGAGCGCTCGGCGGCTGGATTTACAGCAGTGGCGTCTGCGTTGGCAGATTCGGGAGGGGCAGTCGGATTGGCATCTCTGGCGGGCATAAAAGAGGAGGCCGATAAGGTTCAATTTGAAATTAACGGAAAGCAAGTTTCTGGCTGGTTAATGTGGTCTCCGTTTCAAAATGATGGCGAGGTAGAGGTGGTGGCTGAGCCATTAAATGATGGAACATATCGGGCATTTGCCATACTTCGGCCATTCGATCGGACGATCGCGTTATATCCGCACTGTTCTCGAGGTCGTCAGGCTTTCTTTAAAAATGTTGCGAAATTATTTCTGTTGTTTTTTGCTTTCGTTGTGATTGGATTTGGTGGCCTATTGGCTGTTGTATTATTTGTGAAAGGGTACGGCAATTGGATGAGTGTGCTCGAATTGATTTCAATGGTATCGGGTGCTTTGTTTGTCATATACGGAATAATTGCGATAAATATTGCAAGGAAATTTATGCATTTTGTAAGGATGGCGGAGGGGATATTTGAAGTATTGAGTTGGGGGAAAGTGTGGCGAATCGATCTCCCTGGGAAAAGCAAGATCGCTAGGCGAGTGGAGGGGCGACCTGGTTTGGGTAGGTTGTATTTTAAATATTAA
- a CDS encoding DUF6708 domain-containing protein — MYTGWMSIFPVNRKLEDGEKAAFMAKNCQDGIDPSQRLGLVKINSTYIDWIDRRFLYRGMLNVSIVFFGVLFFVGMLGWLVWWFFDADEYHRMAILIPMPVPILAIMVFYLKILNKEFFSHIYYPIRLNRKTRKIYVFRDKRDGGILTVPWESVFFHIGRGTDMKFLRDIRGEVMDGDVVKDTFALGHCAESDRPVLEMWEFIRRYMDEGPEAVAEVPLDKYVELSVAPTLKNCLISAVGFTNATTPAKRILLSPFIGLFTVVRWLVFKTCKEPQFPPEIEAECRVEPNDPNVWPIPDSIGEFAATVPGFMERAREKARLAQTADMAAQRSRQSREHSRRSAR, encoded by the coding sequence ATGTACACCGGTTGGATGTCGATTTTTCCTGTTAATCGAAAACTGGAGGACGGTGAAAAAGCGGCTTTTATGGCGAAGAATTGTCAGGACGGAATCGATCCGAGCCAAAGACTTGGATTGGTTAAAATAAATTCAACATATATTGATTGGATTGATCGTCGATTCTTGTACCGCGGAATGTTGAATGTCTCTATCGTGTTCTTTGGCGTATTGTTTTTTGTTGGAATGCTGGGGTGGCTTGTTTGGTGGTTTTTTGATGCGGATGAATACCATAGGATGGCTATTCTTATTCCGATGCCAGTGCCAATTCTGGCGATTATGGTATTTTATTTAAAAATTCTGAATAAGGAATTTTTTTCTCATATTTATTATCCAATTCGACTCAATCGAAAAACTCGCAAAATCTACGTGTTCCGCGACAAACGCGACGGCGGCATCCTGACCGTGCCATGGGAGTCAGTGTTTTTCCACATCGGACGCGGCACGGACATGAAATTCCTTCGCGACATCCGCGGCGAGGTGATGGACGGCGACGTGGTCAAGGACACTTTCGCACTGGGGCATTGCGCGGAGAGCGATCGCCCGGTGTTGGAGATGTGGGAGTTCATCCGGCGATACATGGACGAGGGGCCGGAGGCGGTTGCCGAAGTGCCGCTGGACAAGTACGTGGAATTGTCGGTGGCGCCGACGCTGAAGAACTGTCTGATTTCCGCGGTGGGCTTCACGAATGCGACCACGCCAGCGAAGCGTATCTTGCTGTCTCCGTTCATCGGCTTGTTCACCGTGGTGCGCTGGCTGGTCTTCAAGACGTGCAAGGAGCCGCAATTCCCGCCGGAGATCGAGGCCGAATGCCGAGTGGAACCGAACGATCCGAACGTGTGGCCGATCCCGGATTCGATCGGCGAGTTCGCGGCGACGGTGCCCGGCTTCATGGAGCGCGCGCGGGAAAAGGCGAGACTGGCGCAAACGGCTGACATGGCGGCTCAGCGATCTCGGCAATCGCGCGAACATTCCCGTCGAAGCGCACGGTAA
- a CDS encoding putative type VI secretion system effector codes for MDTNRAVVLRGLLKNYHKERATGDFLLSDLDRSAAGFAAVASALAGSGGAIGLASLADTKEEANKVQFEIDGREISGWLMWSPFQGGDDLEVVAEPLSDGTYRAFAILRPSDRTIALYPHCSRGRLAYFKNVAKWFLLAFVWIAFGSCGIMAAIFFIRQCNEWVGFFELMSMVCGASFAIYGVIAINLARRFMPFVKMAEGIFLVLGWDGVEKIDLPRRSKGTKRMGE; via the coding sequence ATGGATACTAATCGAGCGGTAGTATTGCGCGGATTGCTGAAAAATTATCACAAGGAGCGAGCGACCGGAGATTTTTTGCTAAGTGATTTGGATCGGTCTGCGGCAGGTTTTGCTGCGGTGGCTTCGGCATTGGCTGGTTCGGGTGGTGCGATCGGTTTGGCATCTCTGGCGGACACAAAGGAAGAAGCCAATAAGGTTCAGTTTGAAATAGATGGAAGAGAAATCAGTGGTTGGTTGATGTGGTCGCCATTTCAAGGGGGAGATGATTTGGAAGTGGTGGCAGAGCCATTGAGTGATGGAACTTATCGGGCATTTGCCATACTTCGGCCATCTGATCGAACTATAGCATTGTATCCGCATTGTTCGCGAGGTCGGTTGGCATATTTTAAGAATGTTGCGAAATGGTTTTTGTTGGCATTTGTTTGGATTGCGTTTGGGTCTTGTGGAATAATGGCTGCTATATTTTTTATTAGGCAATGCAATGAGTGGGTGGGATTTTTTGAATTGATGTCAATGGTGTGTGGTGCATCGTTTGCGATATATGGGGTTATTGCAATAAATCTTGCTAGAAGATTTATGCCGTTCGTTAAAATGGCTGAAGGGATATTTTTGGTTTTGGGGTGGGATGGGGTGGAGAAGATCGACCTCCCCAGGAGAAGTAAAGGTACCAAGCGAATGGGAGAATAG
- a CDS encoding T6SS effector BTH_I2691 family protein, whose amino-acid sequence MNSSVGSSLPPTVCQFCDKKGLPILPLRYAIARKDKGNAPELKAPFLAVDKKKEQGKDLSKYELPGDLAHYTTRLLRPGYLYVYDEARKEWSAYVVTKGAYLFQFDPYAKAPPGGWGKVEFSCKREGDAFIARCITVKNAAKATKVWLGFSDVAWTKDVLDKNSSPAYREAHMRSIDVAAWRGEASQPHAAPFAELASRVAEYATTPGALNKETATYVTSLLPVPYRTPSQLLATDATTKRALAMSSSLIKDLLPAAVSVKAADKGKVVSAAWAFSPQDFYADAADANAMIAWGAKAAKPHRPALVALDDPAGIAMELNGLALQRSAEFSEDPQLKWKHDTALLIGALKEAVGHGAVEDDVRSNENAADLAEGMANIEGGDQVTDALTMMTQGYGAYKRQVEARERAKAEERQRIREASEAKSDVLVDDAWKKYTSYYDKPRVERELAEYQTKLNNFSTQTLVRLDAPYLAWLKSGAFSHYLSHNFDSKDLDSGASYTELITQVIHSASGRTALFNFFLDCLKQDPKKSEAWLLRAGAFNNDALIKGWLDKAAENGAKSDFPLADLAEKFHDKFKDVMVAGSKGELRAKYMDRIARFVYQYCGPLVKFMSDEFDAGATKLLAKPLLSLVPAKWQIGLLGCVAREGNPNLKLVDLRGMQSFSQATKTLAKMLAATSGSDEKRLRESVRPMLRQGMDTSKKYPFRGIALVDEATANKLKGRGAGALSVQDYDEIMYESVRKVGNLDVKVGVVQLCLSAYTLSKSYEEMMKAEPDKVVGKAVNFGGGVTGLVGGVSETIGNGLEKFAWGATKTSWQFKFQAVNIESRASWLTGGGKILGVIGGIIGGVMSIKEGLEIRERHTFIGWASIGLGIAAVGAAVLMIIAGTAGIGFIVGVVVAVVMMVNAWIKPNALQDWLSDTLYGMEEKSGGSKFKFKGLAQQEVALAVMGNGG is encoded by the coding sequence ATGAATTCGTCCGTTGGCTCTTCGCTGCCGCCGACTGTCTGTCAGTTCTGCGACAAGAAAGGACTCCCGATTCTCCCGCTGCGCTACGCGATTGCTCGAAAGGACAAGGGCAATGCTCCGGAACTCAAGGCGCCGTTTTTGGCGGTCGACAAGAAAAAGGAGCAAGGCAAGGACCTGAGCAAATACGAGCTTCCTGGCGACCTTGCCCATTACACGACGCGATTGCTGCGTCCCGGTTACTTGTACGTTTACGACGAGGCACGTAAGGAGTGGTCAGCCTATGTCGTGACGAAAGGCGCCTATCTCTTTCAGTTCGACCCGTACGCAAAGGCGCCGCCCGGTGGGTGGGGCAAGGTCGAGTTCAGTTGCAAGCGAGAGGGCGACGCCTTTATCGCACGCTGCATCACGGTCAAGAATGCGGCGAAAGCGACGAAGGTGTGGCTCGGCTTTTCGGACGTGGCTTGGACCAAGGACGTGTTGGATAAGAACAGTTCCCCGGCTTATCGCGAAGCACACATGCGCAGCATCGACGTTGCGGCTTGGCGCGGCGAAGCCAGTCAGCCCCACGCGGCGCCGTTCGCCGAACTCGCCAGCCGAGTGGCCGAATATGCGACCACGCCCGGCGCACTGAACAAGGAAACTGCCACTTACGTGACGAGCTTGCTGCCGGTGCCTTACAGGACGCCCTCACAGTTGTTGGCCACGGATGCGACGACAAAGCGAGCGTTGGCGATGAGTTCGTCGCTGATCAAGGATTTGTTGCCTGCTGCGGTCAGCGTAAAGGCGGCAGACAAGGGAAAAGTCGTGTCTGCGGCTTGGGCGTTCTCACCACAGGACTTCTATGCGGATGCGGCCGACGCTAACGCGATGATCGCATGGGGGGCGAAGGCGGCGAAGCCGCATCGGCCTGCACTGGTGGCGCTCGACGATCCCGCGGGCATCGCGATGGAACTCAATGGCCTGGCGCTGCAACGGAGCGCGGAGTTCAGCGAGGATCCGCAACTCAAATGGAAGCACGACACGGCGTTGTTGATCGGCGCACTGAAGGAGGCGGTGGGGCACGGCGCGGTCGAGGACGATGTTCGCAGTAACGAAAATGCCGCTGATTTGGCGGAGGGCATGGCGAATATCGAGGGGGGCGACCAAGTAACCGACGCACTGACGATGATGACGCAAGGCTATGGCGCATACAAGCGACAGGTCGAGGCGCGCGAGCGTGCGAAGGCTGAAGAGAGGCAGCGCATTCGCGAAGCAAGTGAGGCCAAGTCTGATGTGCTGGTCGATGATGCCTGGAAGAAGTACACATCTTATTATGACAAGCCGCGAGTTGAGCGAGAACTGGCGGAGTACCAGACGAAATTGAACAATTTCAGCACTCAGACGTTGGTCAGACTCGATGCCCCGTATTTGGCCTGGCTGAAAAGTGGAGCGTTCTCGCACTATCTCAGTCACAACTTCGACTCCAAGGACCTGGATAGCGGTGCGTCCTATACCGAGTTGATTACACAGGTAATCCACAGTGCGAGTGGCCGGACGGCATTGTTCAATTTTTTCCTCGACTGCCTGAAGCAGGATCCCAAAAAATCCGAGGCGTGGTTGCTACGGGCTGGCGCGTTCAATAATGATGCGCTGATCAAAGGGTGGTTGGACAAGGCTGCTGAGAACGGTGCGAAGTCCGACTTTCCGTTGGCAGATTTGGCGGAGAAATTCCATGACAAATTCAAGGATGTCATGGTGGCAGGAAGCAAAGGCGAGCTCAGGGCAAAGTACATGGACCGCATTGCACGTTTTGTTTATCAGTATTGTGGACCGCTCGTAAAGTTCATGTCGGATGAATTCGATGCAGGGGCCACGAAACTGTTGGCGAAACCACTGCTCTCTCTAGTACCCGCGAAATGGCAGATAGGATTGTTGGGCTGCGTGGCAAGGGAAGGGAATCCCAATTTGAAACTGGTCGATTTGCGGGGGATGCAGAGTTTCAGTCAGGCGACCAAGACCTTGGCGAAGATGTTGGCAGCGACAAGTGGTAGCGACGAGAAGCGCCTTCGCGAAAGTGTGCGTCCCATGTTGAGACAGGGAATGGACACCAGCAAAAAATACCCATTCCGGGGCATCGCATTGGTGGACGAAGCTACAGCGAACAAGCTGAAGGGGAGAGGAGCAGGCGCGCTCTCGGTCCAGGATTATGACGAAATTATGTATGAGAGCGTCCGCAAGGTGGGTAATTTGGATGTGAAGGTTGGAGTGGTTCAGCTTTGCCTCTCTGCGTATACGCTCTCCAAATCTTACGAAGAAATGATGAAGGCTGAACCGGACAAGGTAGTGGGGAAAGCTGTGAACTTTGGTGGGGGGGTGACGGGGCTTGTGGGGGGAGTGAGCGAGACGATTGGCAACGGACTGGAGAAGTTCGCTTGGGGAGCGACTAAGACTAGCTGGCAATTCAAATTTCAGGCAGTCAACATTGAATCGCGTGCATCCTGGCTTACAGGAGGAGGGAAGATATTGGGTGTAATTGGTGGAATTATTGGTGGGGTAATGTCGATAAAAGAGGGATTGGAGATTCGCGAGCGGCATACTTTTATCGGTTGGGCTAGTATAGGTTTGGGTATTGCTGCAGTGGGCGCGGCTGTGTTAATGATAATTGCGGGAACTGCTGGTATTGGTTTTATTGTTGGTGTGGTTGTTGCTGTTGTGATGATGGTGAATGCCTGGATCAAACCAAATGCCTTGCAGGATTGGTTGAGTGACACACTCTATGGTATGGAAGAGAAGAGCGGTGGAAGTAAATTTAAATTTAAAGGATTGGCGCAGCAAGAAGTGGCGCTGGCGGTAATGGGAAATGGGGGTTGA
- a CDS encoding DUF6708 domain-containing protein produces the protein MYTGWMRPFCYGEKADNINETTALLRRRQNNYSPRQRIGLISINSTYIDWIDRRFLYRGMLGTAIPLVGFLVFVIAFAFLIGYALFFSDNYGDSIGAASSALIVCIFIVVFYFKSLRFELFKCIYYPIRFNRKTRKIHVFRDKRDGGILTVPWESVFFHIGRGTDMKFLRDIRGEVMDGDVVKDTFALGHCAESDRPVLEMWEFIRRYMDEGPEAVAEVPLDKYVELSVAPTLKNCLISAVGFTNATTPAKRILLSPFIGLFTVVRWLVFKTCKEPQFPPEIEAECRVEPNDPNVWPIPDSIGEFAATVPGVMERAIAKAKAERTEAKKASSHQHIR, from the coding sequence ATGTATACTGGCTGGATGCGCCCGTTCTGCTATGGTGAGAAGGCTGATAATATCAATGAGACGACTGCGCTTCTTCGTCGACGCCAAAACAATTACTCTCCAAGGCAGCGAATTGGCTTGATTTCGATCAATTCAACTTATATTGATTGGATTGATCGACGTTTCTTGTATCGCGGAATGCTGGGTACGGCCATTCCGCTTGTCGGATTTTTGGTGTTCGTTATTGCTTTTGCTTTTCTGATTGGATATGCATTGTTTTTTTCGGATAATTATGGTGATTCTATAGGGGCTGCGTCTAGTGCGTTGATCGTTTGTATTTTCATTGTTGTCTTTTATTTTAAATCTCTAAGATTTGAATTGTTTAAATGCATATATTATCCGATTCGATTCAATCGTAAGACTCGCAAGATTCATGTTTTCCGCGACAAACGCGACGGCGGCATCCTGACCGTGCCATGGGAGTCAGTGTTTTTCCACATCGGACGCGGCACGGACATGAAATTCCTTCGCGACATCCGCGGCGAGGTGATGGACGGCGACGTGGTCAAGGACACTTTCGCACTGGGGCATTGCGCGGAGAGCGATCGCCCGGTGTTGGAGATGTGGGAGTTCATCCGGCGATACATGGACGAGGGGCCGGAGGCGGTTGCCGAAGTGCCGCTGGACAAGTACGTGGAACTGTCGGTGGCGCCGACGCTGAAGAACTGTCTGATTTCCGCGGTGGGCTTCACAAATGCGACCACGCCAGCGAAGCGTATCCTGCTGTCTCCATTCATCGGCTTGTTCACCGTGGTGCGCTGGCTGGTCTTCAAGACGTGCAAGGAGCCGCAATTTCCGCCGGAGATCGAGGCCGAATGCCGCGTGGAACCGAACGATCCGAACGTGTGGCCGATCCCGGATTCGATCGGCGAGTTCGCGGCGACGGTGCCCGGTGTGATGGAGCGCGCAATCGCAAAAGCAAAGGCGGAGCGGACGGAGGCCAAAAAGGCGAGCAGCCACCAGCACATCAGATGA
- a CDS encoding toxin VasX, with amino-acid sequence MAVYPPRYAVVPKAFDAPGLGPFDDKSVTGVALTQGKYGLRQFRQGFVYLLYELGARGAFYWEVYSVAPDGTLWKHLDTASAKGVAAPQACQCKGHSASRLQYLVVEKPHQCGNV; translated from the coding sequence TTGGCGGTCTATCCGCCGCGCTACGCGGTGGTGCCCAAGGCGTTCGATGCGCCGGGTCTCGGGCCGTTCGACGACAAGAGCGTCACGGGTGTGGCGCTGACGCAAGGCAAGTACGGATTGCGCCAATTCCGCCAAGGTTTCGTCTACCTGCTCTACGAATTGGGCGCACGCGGCGCGTTCTATTGGGAGGTGTATTCCGTCGCGCCGGACGGCACGCTCTGGAAGCATCTGGATACCGCGAGTGCGAAAGGGGTCGCCGCGCCGCAGGCATGTCAATGTAAAGGGCATAGTGCGTCGCGTCTGCAATATCTTGTCGTCGAAAAGCCCCATCAGTGCGGCAATGTCTGA
- a CDS encoding putative type VI secretion system effector yields MMAAGLAGSGGAIGLVSLTGTREEADKVQFDIDGKKMAGWLMWSPFKDGDEVEVVAEPLRDGTYQAFAVLKPDDKTIALYPHCSRGRIAHYKNDF; encoded by the coding sequence ATGATGGCGGCAGGATTGGCCGGATCTGGCGGGGCTATCGGATTGGTATCGTTGACGGGAACAAGGGAAGAGGCTGATAAAGTCCAATTTGACATAGATGGCAAAAAAATGGCGGGTTGGTTGATGTGGTCGCCATTTAAGGATGGGGATGAAGTGGAGGTGGTTGCTGAACCGCTGCGAGACGGGACCTATCAAGCATTCGCTGTGCTTAAGCCCGATGATAAAACTATTGCGTTATATCCACATTGCTCGCGTGGGCGAATCGCTCATTATAAGAATGACTTTTAA
- a CDS encoding Nramp family divalent metal transporter yields the protein MPLPTTPTAPFCPAEVKGSIVVDAGVSRLAKLRRFAGPGLLVAIGYMDPGNWATDIQAGSQFGYALLWVVACSSIAAIFLQMLAARLGLVTGRDLAQASYDRYGPFGRVVQWITAEVSIIACDIAEVLGCALAFKLLLGVPLAWGIVLTALDTMIVLGLQGKGFRQVEAIVLGLIGTMAFCFVAQVAMVPPDWRAVLHGLTPGVPNHDHKDAIVLALGIVGATIMPHNLYLHSSIVQTRRVVGGAGGAIRDTLAMVRIDTWVSLLVAMLVNAAILILAGAAFHATGQTGIADIEQAYKLITPIAGGAAALLFGVALLASGQSSTLTGTIAGQVIMDGFLHVKIPCYQRRLITRGLALVPALIGVLWLGDSAIGQLLVWSQVVLSLQLPFAMWPLIRSVSDRSVMSDHTIGRGAQVVAWTLFALIGGTNLLLVTGFLG from the coding sequence ATGCCGCTCCCCACCACCCCCACCGCGCCCTTTTGTCCGGCCGAGGTCAAAGGCAGCATCGTCGTCGATGCGGGCGTCTCCCGTCTCGCCAAGCTGCGCCGTTTCGCCGGTCCGGGCCTGCTCGTGGCGATCGGCTACATGGATCCCGGCAACTGGGCGACAGACATCCAGGCCGGTTCGCAGTTCGGCTACGCGCTCCTGTGGGTCGTCGCGTGTTCGAGCATCGCGGCGATCTTCCTGCAGATGCTCGCCGCGCGGCTCGGCCTCGTCACCGGCCGCGATCTCGCGCAGGCGAGCTATGACCGCTACGGGCCGTTCGGGCGCGTCGTCCAGTGGATCACGGCCGAGGTGTCGATCATCGCGTGCGATATCGCCGAAGTGCTCGGCTGCGCGCTCGCGTTCAAGCTGTTGCTCGGCGTGCCGCTCGCCTGGGGCATCGTGCTCACCGCGCTCGACACGATGATCGTCCTCGGCCTGCAGGGCAAGGGATTCCGGCAGGTCGAGGCGATCGTGCTGGGGCTCATCGGCACGATGGCGTTCTGTTTCGTCGCGCAGGTCGCGATGGTGCCGCCCGATTGGCGCGCGGTGTTGCACGGCCTGACGCCGGGCGTGCCGAACCATGATCACAAGGATGCGATCGTGCTCGCGCTCGGCATCGTCGGCGCAACGATCATGCCGCACAACCTGTACCTGCATTCGTCGATCGTGCAGACGCGTCGCGTCGTCGGCGGGGCGGGCGGCGCGATCCGGGACACGCTCGCGATGGTCCGCATCGACACGTGGGTGTCGCTGCTCGTCGCGATGCTCGTCAACGCGGCGATTCTGATCCTGGCGGGCGCGGCGTTCCATGCGACCGGGCAGACGGGCATCGCCGACATCGAGCAGGCCTACAAGCTGATCACGCCGATCGCTGGCGGCGCGGCGGCCCTGTTGTTCGGCGTCGCGCTGCTTGCGTCCGGCCAGAGTTCGACGCTGACCGGCACGATCGCGGGCCAAGTCATCATGGACGGCTTCCTGCACGTGAAAATTCCGTGTTATCAGCGTCGCCTGATCACGCGCGGGCTCGCGCTCGTCCCGGCGCTCATCGGCGTGCTGTGGCTCGGCGACAGTGCGATCGGGCAGTTGCTCGTGTGGAGTCAGGTGGTGCTGAGCTTGCAGTTGCCGTTCGCGATGTGGCCGCTGATCCGGTCGGTCAGCGATCGATCGGTGATGAGCGACCATACGATCGGCCGTGGTGCGCAGGTCGTCGCATGGACGTTGTTCGCGTTGATCGGCGGAACGAATCTGTTGCTCGTGACGGGCTTCCTGGGCTGA
- a CDS encoding HpcH/HpaI aldolase/citrate lyase family protein, with the protein MPNNAAIPPQSYLFVPGSRPDRFERALSSDADAVIVDLEDAVEPVAKDAAREAVAAWVSRSRPVLVRINGRDTRWFDQDAKLAALDGVAGIVIPKAECPDDVVAVVARARRKVPIFPLIETARGMWSAMDIAKAPCVKRLMFGTLDFIAEMGMDDDRDPLNPHRAQLALVSRVAGLDAPVDGVTPDVHDVDRLRADTLNGKKYGFGAKLCIHPAQVAAVHACYSPSERELDWAARVVDAASRAEAGAITVDGKMVDRPVVLRAQRLLACAAYRRTRASE; encoded by the coding sequence ATGCCGAACAACGCGGCGATTCCGCCGCAGTCCTATCTGTTCGTCCCGGGTAGCCGGCCGGATCGGTTCGAGCGCGCGTTATCGAGCGATGCCGATGCGGTGATCGTCGATCTCGAGGATGCGGTCGAGCCGGTCGCGAAGGACGCGGCGCGCGAAGCCGTCGCCGCGTGGGTGTCCCGCAGCCGCCCGGTGCTCGTGAGGATCAACGGCCGCGACACGCGCTGGTTCGATCAGGATGCGAAGCTCGCCGCGCTCGACGGGGTGGCGGGCATCGTGATCCCGAAAGCCGAGTGTCCGGACGATGTCGTCGCCGTGGTCGCGCGCGCGCGACGCAAGGTGCCGATCTTTCCGCTCATCGAGACCGCGCGAGGCATGTGGTCGGCGATGGATATCGCGAAAGCGCCGTGCGTGAAGCGTCTGATGTTCGGCACGCTCGATTTCATCGCCGAAATGGGGATGGACGACGATCGCGATCCGCTGAATCCGCATCGTGCGCAACTGGCGCTCGTCTCCCGCGTCGCGGGGCTCGACGCGCCCGTTGACGGCGTGACGCCCGACGTGCACGACGTCGATCGGCTGAGGGCCGACACGCTGAACGGCAAGAAGTACGGCTTCGGCGCGAAGCTCTGCATCCACCCGGCGCAGGTCGCGGCCGTGCATGCGTGCTACAGCCCGAGCGAGCGCGAGCTGGATTGGGCGGCGCGCGTCGTCGACGCGGCGTCGCGCGCCGAAGCGGGGGCGATCACCGTCGACGGAAAGATGGTCGATCGCCCGGTCGTGTTGCGTGCGCAGCGGCTGCTCGCTTGCGCGGCGTACCGTCGAACGAGGGCATCCGAGTGA